Within Desulfomonilaceae bacterium, the genomic segment CATGTTTGTTCTCAACGGCTGTAGAGGGTCGTATCACACCGTATCCATTACCGGAACAATCTGCGAACTCGATTGTGATCACTGTGGGGGACTCCTACTCAAAAATATGCACGCTGCAAACAACCCTCCCGATCTAGTTGACTTTGCCATGAAAGCTTTCAACAGGGGGGACAAAGGCCTTTTAATATCTGGTGGGTGCGACAGGAAGGGAAAGCTGCCGTGGTCGAACTTCCTGAACGCAATCGAACACATCAAGAAGAAAACAAATCTCCAGGTGACGATACATGCGGGGCAGGTCGGTCCAACAGAAGCCCGATGTCTCAAGGAAGCGGGAGTGGATCAAGCTTTGATTGACGTAGTAGGAGATGATGCCACAGCTAGAGAGATTTTTCATCTAAGTGAAGGAACAGCCACGATTCTGAAATCCATGGAAGCGTTGATTAAGGTTGGACTGGAGGTTGTTCCCCATATACTCTATGGGATATACTACGGAAAGGAAAAGGGCGAACAACAGGCTCTAGAAGAAATTTCACATTTTCCGGTCAAGAAATATGTGATCATTGTTTTTACACCGGTCAAAGGGACAAGGATGTTTTCTGTAAAACCCCCTGATCCTGTAGATGTGGCAAGGTTCATAGCTAGAGCACGATTAACGATACCTGACGCCAAAAGTTCTCTAGGCTGCGCCAGGCCGGGTGGCGCATACCGACGAAAATTGGATCTGCTCGCAATAAAGGCCGGAATAAACTCATTGGCGATAGGATATGATTATGTGCCGATAGAAGCGCAAAAAATGGGATTAAACGTAATCTTTAAAACCACATGCTGTTCTCTGGATTGAGATCTGAAATTTAGATAGGACGTTGAATGATTCTACATGCGCTAATTGAATGGTGAAATATAATATGACTGAACCAGAGACCACAAAAAAGGAAAGTCCCGAATATGTGAGGATGTCACTTGCAGCAGCCATGACTTTGAATTTTGTCCCCGGAATGTTTTACAGAGGGGCACGCCTTGGGTGCATCAATCTGTTAATGAATTATGCGGATGGTTGTAGGGCCAACTGCGCCTTTTGTGGTCTTGCGTCTCAGAGGAGACCTGCAAAGAGCGGCAAGAGTTTCATTCGCGTTCCCTGGAAAACCTATTCCATGAGCGAGGTAATGGAGGCTCTCAACAAAGTCCCTAGCTATGTCAGCAGAGTATGTATTTCCATGATTACGCATCCAAAAAGTAAAAGGGATGTGATTCCGATTTGCGAACAGATAGCTCAAAATACGTCATTAGCGGTATCTCTGTTGATATCACCCACGCTCTTGGATTGTGACGATCTCATAGCCATGAAGCAGGCTGGAGCTGAACGAATAGGGGTGGCCATTGACGCCGCCACAGAGGACTTGTTCACGAATTTACGGGGCAAGCCTGTTAAAGGTCCTCATAACTGGAGCAAATACTGGGAGATTTATCAACAAAGTCTCGAGATATTTGGGAAAGGGATGGCTGGTGTTCATTTGATCTGCGGCATAGGCGAGACTGAGAAAGAAATTGTTTCATCCATATCCAGGGCACGAAAAATGGGAGGATCGACCCATTTGTTTTGTTTTTTCCCGGAGCGGGGATCAGCTATGGAATCGGTCTCAGCGCCGTCTGTCGCCGTCTATCGCAGGGTACAGTTGGCTAGATGGTTGATTGACAATGATAAAATAGATCCGGAATCAATAAGTTATGACAACAAAAGCAGAATTACCGACTTTGGAATCTCGAAAAATCAACTTGATGAAGTAATTTCTGATGGTGGAGCTTTTCAAACATCAGGTTGTCCCGGCGCTGATGGAAAAGTTGCATGCAACCGTCCATATGGTAACGAAAAGCCTGGCCCTGATATAAGGAATTTCCCTTTTGCGCCGGAACTGGAAGATTTGGATCGGATAAGGCGTGAAATTTTTCAGTATTGATGGGAATTTAAGAGCTTGATATGCATCAAGCCTCGAAGTACGAGGCTCGATGAACGTAAATTTGAAAATTACGGCTGAAAAAGCTTTACGTTAATTCCATTTGGATCCACCAAAGAAGCGTAACTTACTCCATCCCTTTTACCGCTTCTTTCAACAAAACGAAGTCCCTTAGACTCAAGTCGTTTGACCGAATCTTCCAGATTTCCCACTCGAAAGCTCATCGCTGAAACACTATTTTTAGAAGACTTTGTGTCTGTCGCCTCCATGTATAGTATTTCCAATTTGTAAGGTGAGCCTTCTTTTTCCATTGAATAAACATCCAGACCGGAGAACAAGCCATCAGACGCTCTGAAACCTAAACGACGATAAAATTCTATGGTAACTTCCGGTTGAGCTGTAGGGATATTTATTGTGAGTGGATAATCTTCAACTGAAGATTTCATGAAACTCGACGATTCCGCCTCCGTATTGTAAGCAATCAAGAGAGCGAAAACTATCAGGAACATAATCGAGCAAGTGAATCCGAGAAACAGCCTTTTAGCGTGGCCTGCCGGCAACCTCATGCTCGTCCAACCTCCTAAATCACAAATAAATCAGATTTAATTCCGCATCCTTTACATCAAAAGGCAAAAAAAACATACACAAAACTGATGATAAAATCAAGAATAATATTAATACAATAGTTTTTCGCCTGTCATATTAAGCATAAAAAATAGTATATAACTACTTGTTATATGCTATCCTGCTAACAGATGGAAATTAATGGAGTTTAAATATGATTAGTCTAAAAAAGCAGAAGAATCAGAACAAGTTCATGAATAAATTCATGGAATGTTCCGATTTGTTTGATACCAGGTACTCCAAAGCCATCCTAATCTCAGGATCATTTCCAATTTCATTCATATCCATGGCAGTTCCCCGATTTCTGTTTTTGTCGACTCTATCACTTACAAGCACGTCGGGTTCTATTCCTTTGCCTTCTATGTCTCTGCCATCGGCTGTGTAATAATGAGCAGTAGTCAATCTCAACGCCAAACCTGTTCTTATTGGAAAAATGTTCTGAACACTCGCTTTCCCAAAACTCCTTGTCCCAAGGATCAGGGTATTTGGACGTTTTTTCAATGCGCCAGTAAGAATTTCGGAGGCGCTTGCAGTTCCTCGGTTTATCAAAACAATAATCGGTATCGAGCTGAATGGTCCTGTGCCGCTTGCCGGAAATTCTTTGTTAAGTTTTGAGCCCCTGCTTCTTAAGGAAGTAATAACACCGAATTTCAGGAAAAGATCAGATATCCGTATCGCCTCTGTTAGAAGACCCCCAGGGTTATCTCTCAGATCAAGAATCAGCCCTCTGAGTTTATTTCTATGAGCAGATTTCATACGGTTGACAGATCTTAATACTTCGTCGCGAGTATCCTTCTGAAAATTTACGATTCTCAGGTACCCAACACCGTCATTTAACAATTTTGACCTAACTGACGGAGCTTTGATCAGGGTTCTTATCAATCTTATATTCTGGGTTTGTCCGGACAGAGGATCCTGGATTCTGAACCTGACTTCAGAACCCGATGGACCCCTGACCATTTTTAGAGCTTCAATCAATGACAATCCATGAAGAGACGTGCCGTCAATTTCGAGTAATTTGTCGCCTGCCCGTATGCCTGCCCTGTAGGCAGGGGATCCGTCAAAGGGAGCCACTACCACATAATAGCCATCTCTAAATCCAACAACCATGCCGACTCCCGCAAATTTCCCAGAGGCCATAATTTTGAGTTCATTTATCATTGCGGAATCAAGCGTCGTAGAATATGGATCGAGGTCGCGAAGCAACAGATCAAGAGCCTTCAGAGAAAGTTTGTCAGGGTCATAGTGACATCTCCTCGATACAATCATGATTGAATCGGAGAAACACCTCGGCGGTTCATAGGGACAGTCACGCATAGACACAAGATTGTCCTGACAGTACGGCAGAGTGATAAACGACAGTTTTTCTATGGAATTTTTTAGCAAGCCAGCTTCGTTCGTCGGTTCGACAAAATGACGTTCTACCAGGCTCAACGCCTGAAAAAAGTCATTCAGATATCCTTGTCCATATGATTCCGATTTGTCCGGATTGTTGGCCTCATTTTGCAGGCCCCCTTGAAAAACCTCTCCGTCAAATCCAAAAGCGGGGTTCACGGCCAGACTAAACGCCAGGAATAAAACCGGCGTTAATCGGAGCGCTTTATTCACATAACCGTCGAGTAACAAATGGGAGGATAAATGACTCACACAAACTCCTCAATCGCAGAATCTATAGAATTAAATCACTTAAATTCGACAAGGGCAAGTTTATGAATCGGCCTTTTCGAGGCACAGAGAAATTTTCAGGAGTTGTTTCGTTTGAGGTCCTAAGCCGTATGAAGCGCAACGTCTCACCTTAGGCGCCCAGATTATTTCACCGGCCTTGATAATCATAGGTAGCCTGTTTCTTAGAGAGCGAGGAATTTTTGAGTCAATGAACAATTTTTTGATCTTGACAGGATTGTTTTGGCCCCACGGTATTATTCTATCCCCAGACTGAAAGGGACGCAGATGAAAAGGAAAAGTCAATAAATCCGCGTCGAAATATTCCGTGGTCGATTCATTGCCATACGAGAAATCAGGCACAGGCTCGCTCAGGATTGAAAACTCGAGATCCATATTAGATTCTGGAATCCTGACCAAACCAGGCCGAGAAACAATCAGAGAATAATCCGGTTTAAGCGACTCTTCAAGTCTTGATATTTTCAAGCTTCCATAGTCCTTCGTGAAAGACAGACCGTAAGGTAGAGCAAACCTAACATAGGGTTTGGAACCTTTTATGAAAAAGAGAATGCGATCTATATGAAACCTTGTCCATCTGGTGTCAGGGCCGGAAAGGGCAAATAGAACCTTACGCACAATTCTTGGTGACACAGCCTCTGGCAACGAACAGATTTCATCCATGTTTAATTCAAAACAATCTTCAGTTCCAGAAACCGCTTTTTCATAAAAAATCTCGACGATCGAACTCAGATATTGTTCATCTTTCTGAATTAGATCCAATGTTCGTAAAATAGACTGACGGCATTTTGGAAATCTTTCCATGACGGCGGGTATAATTCTATTCCGGGTATAATTTCGATCCGTATCGCAAGACAAATTAGTTATGTCAATTTTGTACGGGAGCTGTTGGTCTTCAAGGAACTTAACTATCTCCAGCCTGTAAAGTTCTAGCAAAGGGCGAATAATTTTTCCCCGTTTCAATGGAATACCTGACAGTCCAGTTATTGAACTGCCCTGAAAGATTCTCAATAAGAAAGTTTCCAGCGAGTCGTCTGAATTGTGGCCAGTAGCTATTTTCTGGGCACCATTCGCAACGCTCACTTCTTCAAAGAATTTGTAACGTGCTATTCTGCCTGCTTCCTCGATGCTGATTTTTCGCTGTTTGGCCATTTTAGGGATATCAATTTGTTGGCCGTAAAATTCAAGTCCAAGGGATTTGGCGAGGTCCTCCACAAACTTGAAGTCTTCATTAGATTCCCGTCTGATCATGTGATCCAGATGAGCGACAACAGGAGTGAATGAGAAATCTTCTCTGAGGCGGAACATGATATGAGTAAGGGCTACCGAATCCGGTCCGCCCGAAACAGCTAGAACTACTCTGTTTCCAGGTTGAATCATGTCGTTGGAAATCAGCGTTTGTCTGACTGTTTTCAAACATTCTTGTTCGTTATGTAAAGATGGCATGAGAATAATTTGGGAAAATCTGAAAACACAACAATTCGTCAAAAATTCCCGAATGCGCTTCCTTTGGAAAAGGGCCCTCAAGGCTTCTTTCAAGAAACCTCGAGAACCTTATGGGTGAGACCAAAAGAGGGAAATCCTAACGATGCACAAATTCGGCCTTCGATTTGGCCCCTTTCTCAACGAAATTTTTCAGTCCAATTCGATTGTCCTCAGTCGTCCAACACTGTCCGAACAACTTGGCCTCATTTTTCAGTCCGTTTTCAAGCGTCATTCGAGCGCCTTCAAGAATTGCCTGAACCGCAAGCTTATCAATTGCCCTGGATAAATGTCCGATTTCAACATCCGGAAGTTTATCGGGAACATTCGAGAGTGGGCCCGTCTCCATTTTTCTTGGAGTGACCTTTCCAGCGGCTATATCTCTTGCTAGAGAAATCGCTCTTTCAAGGACGTCTCCCTCAACTTCCTCATTTACAAGTCCATAAGCAAGCGCTTGAGAACTCGAGATTGGTCTGGCTGTTCTGATCATTTCAGCAGCCCGTTCAAATCCCACAAGCCGAGGCAGTCTTTGTGTTCCTCCCATACCAGGGATCAGGCCAAGATTTACTTCCGGTTGACCGGCGAAAAACTTCATTCCTTTGAGAGCTACACGCGCGGTACAGCACATCGCGAGTTCACAACCGCCACCAAGCGCAAAACCATTCAGAGCAGCCACGACAGGTTTGCCGAGCTTTTCCAGTTCTGCAGACGCTATTTGTCCAATTCGAGCAAAATGCTCGCCCTCAGCAGGTTCGGTTAAACCCGCCATTTCCTTGATGTCAGCTCCCGCGACAAAGGCTTTGTTTCCAAATCCAGTTATTACCGCTGCCTTAATGGCAGGATCATTCCTTATTATGTCACAATAGACGTTGAGTTCCTTGAAAACCTTGCTATTGAGAGCGTTTAAGGACTTTGGCCGCCTAAGAGTAATGACTCCTACGTCGCCTTTCTTTTCGAAAAGCACATCCAGGATTTTCCATGGATCCCCTGAAGCCGCTTGCTCTTTGAGCTTCTTTGCTACGGGCATTGGTGGATATTTTTTCGCAAATTTATCAACAAGATCCAAAGCTTTTTTGACGCCTACCGAATTCATGAAACTGAATGGAGGTTTCATGTCAAGGGCCACACTTATCAATAGGTCAAAATCACTTGTCGTTATGATTTCAGCATCCAACATGTCACACACGATGGCAAAATACGCCCCCATAAGTTCTT encodes:
- a CDS encoding radical SAM protein; translated protein: MTEPETTKKESPEYVRMSLAAAMTLNFVPGMFYRGARLGCINLLMNYADGCRANCAFCGLASQRRPAKSGKSFIRVPWKTYSMSEVMEALNKVPSYVSRVCISMITHPKSKRDVIPICEQIAQNTSLAVSLLISPTLLDCDDLIAMKQAGAERIGVAIDAATEDLFTNLRGKPVKGPHNWSKYWEIYQQSLEIFGKGMAGVHLICGIGETEKEIVSSISRARKMGGSTHLFCFFPERGSAMESVSAPSVAVYRRVQLARWLIDNDKIDPESISYDNKSRITDFGISKNQLDEVISDGGAFQTSGCPGADGKVACNRPYGNEKPGPDIRNFPFAPELEDLDRIRREIFQY
- a CDS encoding VOC family protein; translated protein: MRLPAGHAKRLFLGFTCSIMFLIVFALLIAYNTEAESSSFMKSSVEDYPLTINIPTAQPEVTIEFYRRLGFRASDGLFSGLDVYSMEKEGSPYKLEILYMEATDTKSSKNSVSAMSFRVGNLEDSVKRLESKGLRFVERSGKRDGVSYASLVDPNGINVKLFQP
- a CDS encoding S41 family peptidase, yielding MSHLSSHLLLDGYVNKALRLTPVLFLAFSLAVNPAFGFDGEVFQGGLQNEANNPDKSESYGQGYLNDFFQALSLVERHFVEPTNEAGLLKNSIEKLSFITLPYCQDNLVSMRDCPYEPPRCFSDSIMIVSRRCHYDPDKLSLKALDLLLRDLDPYSTTLDSAMINELKIMASGKFAGVGMVVGFRDGYYVVVAPFDGSPAYRAGIRAGDKLLEIDGTSLHGLSLIEALKMVRGPSGSEVRFRIQDPLSGQTQNIRLIRTLIKAPSVRSKLLNDGVGYLRIVNFQKDTRDEVLRSVNRMKSAHRNKLRGLILDLRDNPGGLLTEAIRISDLFLKFGVITSLRSRGSKLNKEFPASGTGPFSSIPIIVLINRGTASASEILTGALKKRPNTLILGTRSFGKASVQNIFPIRTGLALRLTTAHYYTADGRDIEGKGIEPDVLVSDRVDKNRNRGTAMDMNEIGNDPEIRMALEYLVSNKSEHSMNLFMNLF
- the tilS gene encoding tRNA lysidine(34) synthetase TilS — its product is MKTVRQTLISNDMIQPGNRVVLAVSGGPDSVALTHIMFRLREDFSFTPVVAHLDHMIRRESNEDFKFVEDLAKSLGLEFYGQQIDIPKMAKQRKISIEEAGRIARYKFFEEVSVANGAQKIATGHNSDDSLETFLLRIFQGSSITGLSGIPLKRGKIIRPLLELYRLEIVKFLEDQQLPYKIDITNLSCDTDRNYTRNRIIPAVMERFPKCRQSILRTLDLIQKDEQYLSSIVEIFYEKAVSGTEDCFELNMDEICSLPEAVSPRIVRKVLFALSGPDTRWTRFHIDRILFFIKGSKPYVRFALPYGLSFTKDYGSLKISRLEESLKPDYSLIVSRPGLVRIPESNMDLEFSILSEPVPDFSYGNESTTEYFDADLLTFPFHLRPFQSGDRIIPWGQNNPVKIKKLFIDSKIPRSLRNRLPMIIKAGEIIWAPKVRRCASYGLGPQTKQLLKISLCLEKADS
- a CDS encoding enoyl-CoA hydratase-related protein, which produces MAFLFRGRSINKVGVIGSGQIGPDIALHFLKVLHSFDAKVVVVDIATDALEKGKAKLFKKVDKGGQTGAFKPDEVEGMKGHIIFTSDYNELKGADIVVEAATEDLPLKKKIFRQIEELVHPEAILTSNSSHLEPERIFEELKIKGRSLCTHYFFPAERNPAIEIIPGKDTDSLITEFTMRFYEKIGKIPIKVGSRYGYAVDPVFEGLLLACIQCVDEGLGDTKQVDYVASKALGLTVGPFTAHNLTGGNPISAHGLSEMHGRLNGWFRVPDRLKQALESKSDWVVPGRGEKIELTPEKEKEISEELMGAYFAIVCDMLDAEIITTSDFDLLISVALDMKPPFSFMNSVGVKKALDLVDKFAKKYPPMPVAKKLKEQAASGDPWKILDVLFEKKGDVGVITLRRPKSLNALNSKVFKELNVYCDIIRNDPAIKAAVITGFGNKAFVAGADIKEMAGLTEPAEGEHFARIGQIASAELEKLGKPVVAALNGFALGGGCELAMCCTARVALKGMKFFAGQPEVNLGLIPGMGGTQRLPRLVGFERAAEMIRTARPISSSQALAYGLVNEEVEGDVLERAISLARDIAAGKVTPRKMETGPLSNVPDKLPDVEIGHLSRAIDKLAVQAILEGARMTLENGLKNEAKLFGQCWTTEDNRIGLKNFVEKGAKSKAEFVHR